In Setaria italica strain Yugu1 chromosome IX, Setaria_italica_v2.0, whole genome shotgun sequence, the genomic stretch AATCTGTTTTGTAAGGGCTAACAATTATCATTTGGCGGATGACGAACCTCCATCAATGGTGAATTCAACATTTAAACATCTTAAAAAATCGATCACATTTAAACATCATAAAATCGATCAAGCAACATCACATGATGCATACATCTATAGCAAATCACAAACATCTACAATCTGACACTcgcaacatccaaaaatctcTACTGTAAAAACATACGATACCTAATGCAACATGGCAATTTTCTCTTGCACGCGGGGATCCAATCAAGCTACAGCTGCCCTTCTGTCACGCTGGTGCAAGAGCCATCATCCATCTTTGGCCCTTGGCTAGTTGGCCCATTGCCATTTGACCCCAGAGCCCTCCACGCTGCCAAATTGGATGGAGTTGGATGACCATGGTGAGGCTGTGGTTGAGCACGTGGCAGCAACAAGCAGGTGCTCCAGGGTTGGTGCTGTTGCAGAACCGGGACAACCAATGCAAGGAGGAGGTCTAACATGCCGACGTGTCACTAGCGTAGTGGTGTTGAGTCAAGCACGTGGTGATGGTGGTGAGAGGTGGAGGACAAGGCAACGCGTTACAAACAAAAGTAGATGCTAGTGCCAAGGTCACAAAAGTGGGTGATGTGTGGGAATGGAAGTGAAGGAGAAGGTTGGGAAAGAAGAGtttggaggggaggggaggggaggggaaaggATAAGAAATTTATATAAAGAAACGAGTGGATAGGAAAGGAGCACAAGCTAGCGTCGGCGTCcagttattttttatttgttcaAACGTCCGTCCACTAGCATATTACCGCTTCTATTTTTCTTCAATGTATCTTCATTTCACTAACATTCTGTTGATGTTTTGACCAAGCAAGCTTCAATACAAACTTCTTAAACAACAAGTTCATGGTCACCTTTGTTCTTAATAGTTTAACCTTTATCAATCCTTATGCACTTTTCAATTTTCCATCGATATGCAAGTCAACAACCAATGCATATAATTGCATTTGCTCTATGtatctttttcttattttttttccttgtcatATCTTTACTTTTGCATGTTTTTTATGACATGATCATGATTTTGTCATTCATAATAAGAtcctaaccaaaactcacaagGTCATTTGTTCTTTATAAAACCCACGAGGGACCTAAATGCATTTTCAAAATTGGCTCTCATATTCCTACTAGAAATGAACTTATAATGAAGATCCCTTTTATTAATGACACCACAATGCTCTCATCCACATATAAAAACTTAGGTCCTTGTAACTACACTCAACAATTCAATCTTTTACAATGAAGGGTTTGTCTGCTGCCAGCAATTGGCATTGGTGGTTGCTGCCACTTCGAAAGAGACACCTTCCGAATAGGCAATCGTCAGTGATGTTGATTCAACCATGTATAAATACGTGAACATCAATTATTAGTAGGTGCCACTAAACTCATTACAATCATTCTCTCATTTCCATTTGCATCCATTTTTAATACTTGTGTTGGGGTGGTGTGGGGGTTGAGATGTACCAACCCATTTGAAGCTTTTTAAGGAGGAAAGCAATTGATGATTAAATATTCTAGTTCTACAAGATCACAAATGATCTTACAAATTCTAGTTCTACAAGATCACAAATGATCTTACAAATTTCTTGAAACTCTATCATACTAACAAACTCTAATATATCTAGAATGAAAAAGAATATGTTGAATCTtcataaaaaaatgataaaagtCAGACACCAGATAAGAGGGGTTCTAGTTAGTACGCTTTGGGCTATCAGCCATTACTAAATATACATTGGACTTACTCCATATACATAAGACccttcaagaaaaaaaagaaaaaaggtatGAAACATCGAGTGCTGTGACATGTGGAACACATGCCAAGTAGTGGACAAATCTAGTTTTGAGAAAACTATAGATCCATGTCACCATATCACAACATTACAAACTCAGTTCCGTAAAGCAGAAACCAATTTGATGTGGCATATTTAAAGTTAAAGTAAGCATACTTCCACTGTTCATTTATCAAGAAAAGATAACAAAAGGAGGCATGACTATCAAGTATATAACGTTATCTTGCCAATACATACTTAATATACTTCCAATAAAATGAGTCATCAAATGTTGTGATTGACTCGATGCCATGTCATCTATACTAATCTGGAGTCCTAAGACTTTGTGTACAAAATAACggagccttgcttgtggcacctAATCTCCACATTCTATAACTAGGCCCCGAATCCTATGTTAGTTCATCACCCATAGCAAGAGCAAACATAGACACTAAAAAGCATTACCAAAGTCTTAGCAAAGATGGCAGCCAAGATATTTGCCTTCTTTGCTCTCCTTGCACTCTCGACAACCGCTACTTCCGCGTACATTTCACCTTTGAGTGCTCTTGCCGCAACCGCTAGTCCCCTATTCTGGCCTCAGGCTACTTCTATAGCAGCCACACACCCGTGCGTGCAGCTGCAAGCGTTGGCATCCGGTATCTTGGCCCCATCGTCCGTGCTCATTCAACAACCACTTGCCATTCTTCAACAGCAATGCCAAGCACATCTTGCACTACAGAGCATTATGTCTCTGCAGCAGCAACAACTGTTGGTGAACAACATTGCCACCATGCTGCCAAATGTGTTCAACCAATTGGCTCTAGCAAACCACATCACTGCTGCCTACTGGCAGCAACAACAACTCTTGCCAAACGTGGTCAACCAACTAGCTCTAACGAGTCCTTTCGCCCAGTGGTATCAACAACAACTCGTGTCTAGTGTGTTCAACTAAGTGGCTTTGACGTACCCCATCACTGCTGCCTGGCAGCAACAACAATTGCTACCAAATGTGTTCAACCAACTAGCTTTGGCGAGTCCTCTCGCCCACTTGCAGCAACAAACACTTGTGGCTAGCGTGTTCAACCAAGTGCCTTTGGCGAACCCCATCACTACTGCCTGGCAGCAACAACAATTGCTACCAAATGTGTTCAACCAACTAGCTTTGGTGAGTCCTCTCGCCCACTTGCAGCAACAAGCACTTGTGTCTAGCGTGTTCAACCAAGTGGCTTTGGCAAACCCCTACTTGCAGCAGCCCTTCATCGGTGGTGCCATCTTCTAAATGATGTATGAGGTTGTACTCCAATAATCAATTTAGACATGCCAATTGTCATGAATAATCATTAATAATAAACAAAGATGATTTATGTAAAAAAATAGGGTTCAGGTCATCCCATATGTGAAATGCTTTAATCATTCCCCAGCCACTGTACATATCATGCTATCCTAATCAACTAACCAAATGCTCTGTCAAGTTGTATATGATATGCCCAACCTGGACGATGTTGTTTGAAAGTCACATTCTCATCCTCCCCACCGTCGCCGTGCTGACGTCGTAGTGAGGACGTAATCATGCAGAGCCGAGGGACCACGCCTCCAAGGACGACCGCGACGTCGTAGTGGTCCCCGTCGAGGCCAAGCAACGCGGCAGACGCGGAGCCCTAGCGACGGTCACCGGGCTCCACTCGCCCCCAGCGTCCGACGACACAGTCTGCACACGGATGCACCTTGCGCATGAGCGGGCTGGTGGAGACCGGCCAGGTCAGCGGCGAGTAGCAGGAAGGAGCAGCCGATGCCGatgccgtcggcggcggtgagCAGGACGTACGTGCAGGTAGTGTAGAGGTGGTCGTCTCTTCCGACGTCCGGCGGCAAGGGGAGGAAGGTGCGGCCGCCGGTCATGGGGTCGTACACGCACATGTCGGATTCGCTGCGCTCCAGGACGACAAGCTCGCCGCGGGATGTCAGCGCGGGATGTCACGGCCTCGTACTCCTGCTCCAGTAGGTCGGCGGCGCTGCGCGACACGAAGGGCGCGAGGCTTTCCTCGGCGAaggacgcggcggccggcgtcgaCGGGGTGGACGAGGGAGAATGTCTCGTCAAGGAAGCCGAGAAGCCTCGGCGGCACGACGCCGTCCGGCGCTCTGCAGATGCGACGGACAAACGCAGGGCTGAGGATCTCGCGCCGAAAGAGCTTAGCTTGCACGCCGCGGCGCACCGGAAGAGGGTGTCGGCTTCCGAGCGCGCGGCGATCTCGAGGATGAGCTCTGCCGGGAGCGTCACCGCGGCCGTCGGTGACGACGTGCCGCGCGGAGTGCATGCACGGCGCCGTTTGTGCGGCGGCATGGTTCTTCTTGCGTACAGCCGTATACGGTATCCAGTATCCACTACTAGTATTTATAGACCAGCAGATTGGGAGTTTGGGACAGGACAAGGATGGAGATGCCCTCGGTGCATATTGGGATTGGTGTTGT encodes the following:
- the LOC111258464 gene encoding 22 kDa alpha-zein 16-like codes for the protein MAAKIFAFFALLALSTTATSAYISPLSALAATASPLFWPQATSIAATHPCVQLQALASGILAPSSVLIQQPLAILQQQCQAHLALQSIMSLQQQQLLVNNIATMLPNVFNQLALANHITAAYWQQQQLLPNVQQQLLPNVFNQLALASPLAHLQQQTLVASVFNQVPLANPITTAWQQQQLLPNVFNQLALVSPLAHLQQQALVSSVFNQVALANPYLQQPFIGGAIF